A region of Mycobacteriales bacterium DNA encodes the following proteins:
- a CDS encoding NAD-dependent epimerase/dehydratase family protein, whose product MTDAEATPRRVVMTGAGGKIGTAITPFLPRDWDLRRNDRRPGCDDVLDITDLDACRAAFAGAAAVVHLAAVPDPRAGWADLLPANVVGAHNVAAAAADAGVHRLVMAGSGQAVAGYPLDTQVRVGDRVRPENLYGATKAWSEALGSWIAASTPTSVVVLRLGYFADRPPTGADVTTRDKAGWLSPRDCAELVRSAVEAEGFRYFVAHGISANRYRSLDLTETCVTLGYRPADDSWTAG is encoded by the coding sequence ATGACCGACGCCGAAGCCACCCCTCGCCGGGTGGTCATGACCGGAGCGGGCGGCAAGATCGGAACCGCGATCACCCCGTTCCTCCCGCGCGACTGGGACCTGCGCCGCAACGACCGCCGGCCCGGGTGTGACGACGTGCTCGACATCACCGACCTGGACGCGTGCCGGGCGGCGTTCGCCGGCGCCGCCGCCGTCGTGCACCTGGCCGCCGTACCCGACCCGCGGGCCGGGTGGGCGGACCTGCTGCCGGCCAACGTCGTGGGCGCCCACAACGTCGCCGCCGCTGCCGCCGACGCCGGTGTGCACCGGCTGGTCATGGCCGGCAGCGGCCAGGCGGTGGCCGGCTATCCCCTCGACACGCAGGTTCGGGTCGGGGACCGGGTCCGGCCGGAGAACCTGTACGGCGCCACGAAGGCATGGAGCGAGGCGCTCGGCTCGTGGATCGCGGCGAGTACGCCGACCTCGGTCGTCGTACTGCGGCTCGGTTACTTCGCCGACCGGCCACCGACCGGTGCCGACGTCACCACCCGGGACAAGGCCGGCTGGCTGAGCCCGCGGGACTGCGCCGAACTGGTGCGGTCGGCCGTGGAGGCCGAGGGTTTCCGGTACTTCGTGGCCCACGGCATCTCGGCGAACCGGTATCGCTCCCTCGACCTCACCGAGACCTGCGTGACCCTCGGCTACCGGCCGGCCGACGACTCCTGGACGGCGGGCTGA
- a CDS encoding Glu/Leu/Phe/Val dehydrogenase, with protein sequence MSAWDSAQYQLAEAVAQLGLDDGFHELLRTPRREVSVAVPLRRDDGRVEVLHGYRVQHNLSRGPAKGGVRFHPDADLDEMRALAMWMTWKCALIGIPYGGAKGGVAVDPKALSRNELERVTRRYASEIMPVVGPEKDIPAPDVGTDEQTMAWFMDTYSTHSGYTVTGVVTGKPTPVGGSQGRGGATSRGVMFSAFCALRDAGIDPQDVTVAVQGFGKVGGLAAQLLHDAGCTVVAVSDLGGGAYDPGGLDPISLVRHLRSGADSVVGFPGTDTITNAELLALDVDLLVPAALEGVLHDGNADQVKARFVVEAANGPTTPDADAILSDLGVFVVPDILANAGGVAVSYFEWVQDLQAYFWSEDEVNDRLKVLIERSYADVSSLAAERKVSMRTAAQMIGVGRVADAHRTRGLYP encoded by the coding sequence ATGTCCGCGTGGGATTCCGCCCAGTACCAGCTTGCCGAGGCGGTGGCTCAGCTCGGCCTCGATGACGGCTTCCACGAGCTGCTGCGGACCCCGCGCCGGGAGGTGTCGGTCGCCGTACCGCTGCGCCGGGACGACGGCCGGGTCGAGGTGCTGCACGGTTACCGCGTCCAGCACAACCTGTCGCGCGGGCCGGCCAAGGGCGGGGTGCGCTTCCACCCCGACGCCGACCTCGACGAGATGCGCGCCCTCGCGATGTGGATGACCTGGAAATGTGCCCTCATCGGCATCCCCTACGGCGGCGCGAAGGGTGGCGTGGCGGTCGACCCGAAGGCACTGTCCCGCAACGAGCTCGAGCGGGTCACCCGGCGCTACGCCTCGGAGATCATGCCGGTCGTCGGCCCGGAGAAGGACATCCCGGCGCCCGACGTCGGGACCGATGAGCAGACCATGGCGTGGTTCATGGATACCTACTCCACGCACTCCGGATACACCGTCACCGGTGTGGTCACGGGCAAGCCGACCCCGGTTGGCGGCTCCCAGGGACGGGGTGGGGCCACCAGCCGCGGGGTGATGTTCTCCGCATTCTGCGCATTGCGCGACGCCGGAATCGATCCGCAGGACGTCACCGTGGCCGTGCAGGGATTCGGCAAGGTGGGTGGCCTGGCCGCCCAACTCCTGCACGACGCCGGGTGCACCGTCGTGGCCGTCTCCGACCTCGGCGGCGGCGCCTACGACCCCGGCGGCCTCGACCCGATCAGCCTGGTGCGGCACCTGCGCTCCGGGGCGGACAGCGTGGTGGGCTTTCCCGGCACCGACACGATCACCAATGCCGAGCTACTCGCGCTCGACGTCGATCTCCTGGTGCCGGCCGCGCTCGAAGGCGTGCTGCACGACGGCAACGCCGACCAGGTCAAGGCACGATTCGTCGTGGAGGCCGCAAACGGCCCGACGACCCCCGATGCCGACGCGATCCTGAGCGACCTCGGCGTGTTCGTCGTCCCCGATATCCTGGCCAACGCCGGTGGGGTGGCGGTGTCCTACTTCGAGTGGGTGCAGGATCTGCAGGCCTACTTCTGGAGCGAGGACGAGGTCAACGACCGCCTCAAGGTGCTCATCGAGCGTTCGTACGCCGACGTCTCCTCGCTCGCGGCCGAGCGGAAGGTGTCAATGCGTACGGCGGCGCA